One stretch of Lacrimispora sphenoides DNA includes these proteins:
- a CDS encoding sensor histidine kinase, protein MSKQKKLSKKDLLRNCIITFISLLLATILSYMMHILGGYTNNVGIIYMMAVVVISRYSSGYIPGVIASFISVICVNYVFTYPFMAFNFIMEGYPVTFLALLIISTITSATTTNLKEQSRILNEREKLLMEAEKEALRANLLRAISHDLRTPLTGIIGASNTYLENTNTMAEAEKTSLVSNIREDANWLLNMVENLLSVTRIRDTGAQVLKRPEPLEEVASEAIERFHKRLPKSIVRVTVPDEFIMVPMDATLIEQVIINLLENAVYHSNSTDPISLSIFVQDGYAWFQVRDQGVGISPERLKTLFDGYTSSPNSSYDSHKGMGIGLSICKAIVTAHDGNITAANEEHGAVFTFTLPLGENAYE, encoded by the coding sequence ATGAGTAAACAGAAAAAATTATCCAAAAAAGATCTGCTTCGAAATTGTATAATTACCTTTATTTCCCTCCTGCTTGCCACCATCCTCTCCTACATGATGCACATACTGGGAGGATATACTAACAATGTAGGAATCATCTATATGATGGCAGTGGTGGTGATTTCCCGTTATTCCAGCGGCTATATTCCGGGAGTCATTGCCTCCTTTATTAGTGTGATCTGTGTAAACTATGTGTTTACTTACCCATTTATGGCGTTTAATTTTATAATGGAAGGATATCCCGTTACCTTCCTTGCACTGCTGATCATTTCAACCATTACAAGCGCTACTACGACTAATTTAAAGGAACAAAGCCGTATTTTAAACGAACGGGAAAAGTTATTAATGGAAGCAGAAAAAGAGGCCTTGAGAGCTAACCTTTTACGGGCTATTTCCCATGACCTTCGGACTCCTCTCACAGGTATCATCGGCGCCAGTAACACATACCTGGAAAATACAAACACTATGGCTGAGGCAGAAAAAACCAGCCTGGTCTCCAATATCCGGGAAGATGCCAACTGGCTTTTAAATATGGTGGAAAATCTGCTCAGCGTAACCAGGATCCGGGATACCGGAGCTCAGGTCTTAAAGCGGCCGGAGCCGTTAGAAGAGGTAGCTTCCGAAGCTATTGAACGCTTTCACAAAAGACTTCCTAAATCCATTGTCCGTGTGACGGTTCCTGATGAGTTCATCATGGTTCCCATGGATGCCACTTTGATTGAACAGGTTATCATAAATCTACTGGAAAATGCCGTCTATCACTCCAATTCAACGGATCCCATCAGCCTGTCGATCTTCGTACAGGATGGATATGCCTGGTTTCAGGTCCGGGATCAGGGCGTGGGAATTTCCCCAGAACGGCTGAAGACTTTATTTGACGGTTACACCTCATCGCCCAACAGCAGCTATGATTCCCATAAAGGAATGGGAATCGGGCTTTCTATCTGCAAAGCCATTGTTACTGCCCACGACGGGAACATCACAGCCGCCAATGAAGAACATGGCGCAGTTTTTACATTTACATTACCATTAGGGGAGAATGCTTATGAGTAA